Proteins encoded by one window of Elaeis guineensis isolate ETL-2024a chromosome 12, EG11, whole genome shotgun sequence:
- the LOC105055256 gene encoding histone H4, which produces MSGRGKGGKGLGKGGAKRHRKVLRDNIQGITKPAIRRLARRGGVKRISGLIYEETRGVLKIFLENVIRDAVTYTEHARRKTVTAMDVVYALKRQGRTLYGFGG; this is translated from the coding sequence ATGTCGGGCCGCGGCAAGGGAGGAAAGGGCTTGGGCAAGGGCGGGGCGAAGCGCCACCGCAAGGTTCTCCGCGACAATATCCAGGGCATCACCAAGCCGGCGATCCGCCGCCTCGCCCGCCGCGGTGGCGTGAAGCGGATCAGTGGCCTTATCTACGAGGAGACCCGGGGAGTCCTCAAGATCTTCCTCGAGAACGTCATTCGCGACGCCGTCACCTACACCGAGCACGCCCGCCGGAAGACCGTCACCGCCATGGACGTTGTCTACGCCCTCAAGCGTCAAGGCAGGACCCTCTATGGCTTCGGCGGGTGA